Proteins encoded by one window of Chryseobacterium aquaeductus:
- a CDS encoding DUF4377 domain-containing protein, producing MKNILKILTVIFPLAVILTTTQCKPMANSASADEKMFIVASQTVDCTGVAPMKCLQIKEKESDSWGNLYSNIEGFIYEPGFEYVLKLKTEKITNPPADGSSIRYSLVQQVSKTKK from the coding sequence ATGAAAAATATTCTCAAGATTTTAACCGTAATTTTTCCGTTGGCAGTAATATTGACAACAACTCAGTGCAAACCTATGGCAAATTCTGCATCAGCAGATGAAAAAATGTTTATAGTTGCATCACAAACAGTAGATTGTACAGGAGTTGCACCAATGAAATGCCTCCAAATAAAAGAAAAAGAATCTGACAGTTGGGGAAATTTGTACAGCAACATAGAAGGATTTATTTACGAACCGGGATTTGAATATGTACTAAAATTAAAGACCGAAAAAATCACCAATCCTCCCGCAGACGGTTCATCAATCCGATATTCTTTAGTACAACAGGTTTCTAAAACTAAGAAATAA
- a CDS encoding endonuclease: MPEGPTIVLMKEDLQKFVGEKVIKVSGSEVPENSKIKGEILRDIKIFGKQTFLIFDTIIFKIHLMMFGSYSLYNRKDIDTLKLGLTFKDGGMYFYTCVVKVIDESFLNKIDWEADIMSEKWNPEKTEKTLKETLKMMICDALMNQDIFSGVGNIIKNEALFRVGIHPESMIGNLPPKKLKEIIAEARNYGFDFKKWKKANVLNKHFQIYHQKNCPICGAEVIKKETGKSKRTSFFCEKDQKLY; this comes from the coding sequence ATGCCTGAAGGTCCAACAATCGTTCTGATGAAAGAAGATCTGCAAAAATTTGTAGGTGAAAAAGTAATTAAAGTGAGTGGAAGCGAAGTTCCTGAGAACTCCAAAATTAAAGGAGAAATTCTGCGTGATATAAAAATTTTCGGGAAGCAGACGTTTCTTATTTTCGATACAATTATTTTTAAAATTCACCTGATGATGTTCGGTTCTTACAGTTTATATAACAGGAAGGATATTGACACGCTGAAATTAGGATTAACCTTTAAAGATGGCGGAATGTATTTTTACACTTGTGTTGTAAAGGTCATTGATGAAAGTTTTCTAAATAAAATCGACTGGGAAGCAGATATCATGAGTGAGAAATGGAATCCTGAAAAAACTGAAAAGACTTTAAAAGAAACTCTAAAAATGATGATCTGTGATGCATTGATGAATCAGGATATTTTCTCAGGTGTTGGGAATATTATTAAAAATGAAGCATTATTCAGAGTTGGCATTCATCCGGAAAGTATGATCGGAAATTTACCTCCCAAAAAATTAAAAGAAATTATCGCAGAAGCAAGAAATTACGGTTTCGATTTTAAAAAATGGAAAAAAGCGAATGTTTTAAATAAACATTTCCAGATTTATCACCAAAAAAACTGTCCGATTTGTGGAGCAGAAGTCATCAAAAAAGAAACCGGAAAAAGTAAAAGAACAAGTTTTTTCTGCGAGAAAGATCAGAAACTCTATTAA
- a CDS encoding APC family permease, which translates to MNQLFKRKNYSETDTSTNLLRVLGVWDIVFFGIAAIIGAGSFSSLGEAVFRGGPGVILLYLICGFACGFTALCYAEFASRIPTAGSAYTYAYASFGELMAWIIGWALIMEYSFGNIYVAFSWSDYLTSFLGRLDMHIPEYLTCSYTEAKKAFQNGSENKELISAWANAPLLGSLKFIVDIPALVINGLITWLCYLGLKESKNFNNSLVILKLAVIVLVILVGFSYINTENWTPLNPETGVTSFMPNGFAGVMSAVSGVFFAYIGFDALSVLSEETKDPQKTLPKGMIISLALCTVIYIILTLVLTGMVDYRKFDGVGDPLSFIFEKTNANVAWMELVVSFVAIVAITTVLLVFQMGQPRIWYAMSRDGLMPKKFQTVHPKYKTPSFATIITGIVVGVPIIFTDKSFILDFTSIGTIFAFVLVCAGVLMLPAKEKIKGRFHLPYINGKIIFPVIFIGCLVGFYYFQPAFFNTLMDWNDPKEGEFRASIFFFIIVNLILCVVTFIKNLSLIPLIGLSSCLYLLTGMSHDNWFWFGLWFALGLVIYFCYGYKNSKLRKESLN; encoded by the coding sequence ATGAATCAACTTTTCAAAAGAAAAAACTATTCAGAAACAGATACTTCCACCAATCTTTTAAGAGTTTTAGGTGTTTGGGACATCGTATTTTTTGGTATTGCAGCAATTATTGGAGCTGGAAGTTTCAGCAGTTTGGGTGAAGCGGTTTTTCGAGGTGGTCCCGGAGTTATTCTACTTTATTTAATCTGTGGTTTTGCCTGTGGTTTTACAGCGCTGTGCTATGCAGAATTTGCCAGCAGAATTCCTACTGCAGGATCTGCCTATACCTATGCGTATGCAAGTTTTGGAGAATTGATGGCTTGGATCATTGGTTGGGCTTTAATCATGGAATATTCTTTTGGAAATATATATGTTGCATTTTCATGGTCAGATTATCTTACCAGCTTCCTCGGACGTCTGGATATGCACATCCCGGAATATCTCACGTGCAGCTATACCGAAGCTAAAAAAGCTTTTCAAAACGGTTCAGAAAACAAAGAACTTATCAGTGCATGGGCGAATGCACCATTATTGGGAAGTCTGAAATTCATAGTTGATATTCCTGCATTGGTGATAAATGGTTTGATTACATGGCTTTGTTATTTAGGTTTAAAAGAAAGCAAAAACTTTAACAACTCATTGGTAATTTTAAAATTGGCAGTCATTGTTTTGGTGATTTTGGTAGGTTTTTCTTACATCAATACAGAAAACTGGACACCTTTAAACCCTGAAACAGGCGTTACATCTTTCATGCCTAATGGCTTTGCGGGTGTGATGAGTGCCGTTTCCGGAGTTTTCTTTGCCTACATCGGTTTTGATGCGCTGAGTGTACTGTCTGAAGAAACTAAAGATCCTCAAAAAACCTTGCCCAAAGGCATGATTATCTCACTTGCACTTTGTACCGTAATTTACATCATACTTACTCTAGTTCTTACGGGAATGGTGGATTACAGAAAATTTGACGGTGTAGGAGATCCGCTTTCATTTATATTTGAAAAAACTAATGCCAATGTTGCCTGGATGGAACTGGTAGTTTCTTTTGTCGCCATTGTCGCTATCACTACAGTTTTATTGGTTTTCCAGATGGGACAGCCGAGAATCTGGTACGCAATGAGCCGTGACGGGTTGATGCCTAAAAAGTTTCAGACTGTACATCCAAAATACAAAACACCATCATTTGCCACCATCATTACAGGAATTGTAGTAGGTGTTCCTATTATTTTTACAGATAAAAGTTTCATCTTAGATTTTACCAGTATCGGAACTATATTCGCCTTTGTATTGGTTTGTGCAGGAGTTTTAATGCTTCCTGCTAAGGAAAAGATCAAAGGGAGATTCCACCTTCCATATATAAATGGTAAGATAATTTTTCCTGTTATTTTTATCGGATGTTTGGTAGGATTCTATTATTTTCAGCCAGCATTTTTCAATACTTTAATGGACTGGAATGATCCTAAAGAAGGAGAATTCAGAGCGTCAATTTTCTTTTTTATCATTGTAAATCTGATACTCTGCGTGGTAACTTTCATCAAAAATCTTTCACTAATTCCTTTAATTGGTCTGAGCTCTTGTCTTTATTTGCTCACAGGAATGAGCCACGACAATTGGTTCTGGTTCGGTCTCTGGTTCGCCTTAGGCTTGGTCATTTATTTTTGCTACGGTTATAAAAACAGTAAACTGAGAAAAGAATCACTGAATTAA
- a CDS encoding MepB family protein, giving the protein MITEFEQLQNSVFSKLNLIISHLQPDSECDEYFGHQFQLNHFNIKFRKAKITPKKIGQFLTLWKRNPKSKQTEPFTSEDPFDFYMIFCKCNEKSGFFFFPKNILSQKQILTTSSKEGKRGFRVYPNWDSPENKQASKTQNWQKDFFIDFSDEDFLDKLCQFACFSEQSKEKCIENL; this is encoded by the coding sequence ATGATTACAGAATTCGAGCAACTTCAAAATTCAGTTTTTTCTAAGCTTAACTTAATCATTTCCCATCTTCAGCCAGATTCTGAATGTGATGAATATTTTGGTCATCAATTCCAACTCAATCATTTCAACATTAAATTCAGAAAGGCTAAAATCACTCCCAAGAAAATCGGACAATTTTTAACTTTATGGAAAAGAAATCCTAAAAGCAAACAAACCGAACCTTTCACATCCGAAGATCCTTTTGATTTCTACATGATCTTTTGCAAATGTAATGAGAAATCCGGATTTTTCTTTTTTCCTAAAAATATCTTATCTCAAAAACAAATTCTGACAACGTCTTCCAAAGAGGGAAAGAGAGGATTCAGAGTTTATCCGAACTGGGATTCTCCCGAAAATAAACAAGCCTCAAAAACTCAAAATTGGCAGAAAGATTTCTTTATTGATTTTTCGGATGAAGATTTTCTTGACAAGCTTTGTCAGTTCGCGTGTTTTTCGGAGCAAAGCAAAGAAAAATGTATCGAGAACCTGTGA
- a CDS encoding DUF962 domain-containing protein: MSGRIKTFKEFYEFYLDEHKKLGTRIFHFLGIIFVFFVIGFVIYTGKERFLWYIPIFGYGFAWLSHAFIERNKPATFKYPLWSLMSDFKMFFELLIGKQKFKTKEKA; encoded by the coding sequence ATGTCTGGAAGAATAAAAACCTTCAAAGAGTTCTACGAGTTTTATCTTGATGAACACAAGAAATTGGGAACAAGAATTTTTCACTTTCTTGGAATTATATTTGTATTTTTCGTGATCGGGTTTGTAATTTACACCGGAAAAGAAAGATTCCTTTGGTACATACCGATATTCGGATATGGTTTCGCATGGCTCAGTCACGCATTTATCGAACGAAATAAGCCTGCAACTTTCAAATATCCGCTTTGGTCTTTAATGTCTGATTTTAAAATGTTTTTCGAATTGTTGATCGGAAAACAAAAATTTAAAACTAAAGAAAAGGCTTAA
- a CDS encoding AAA family ATPase, whose translation MNLYNLIIQDKEEVTLDDVFLEPHNKEQFVQLIKEQTYAKELMEYGLPVNNKILLEGSSGCGKTMTAKAIANALGKNIIILNLSNIVSSRIGETSQNIKMIFDKAARERSVLFLDELDQIGKARGSDDKDVGEMRRLVNTLIQLIDYYPENALLLCATNHAEIIDTAIIRRFQLKIKYEMPSKDFLDRFYESLLEKFPEDLRNIERKYEISFAEAKDYTFTVVKGNLIERLETINK comes from the coding sequence ATGAATCTGTACAACCTCATCATTCAGGATAAAGAAGAAGTAACACTCGATGATGTTTTCCTTGAACCACATAATAAAGAGCAGTTTGTACAGCTCATTAAAGAACAAACCTACGCCAAAGAACTGATGGAATACGGACTTCCCGTCAATAACAAAATTCTTCTGGAAGGAAGTTCAGGCTGCGGAAAAACCATGACGGCAAAGGCGATTGCGAATGCTTTGGGTAAAAATATCATCATTCTTAACCTAAGTAATATCGTTTCCTCAAGAATTGGTGAAACGTCACAAAACATTAAAATGATTTTCGATAAAGCTGCAAGAGAAAGATCGGTATTATTTCTTGACGAGCTCGATCAAATCGGCAAAGCTCGTGGAAGCGATGATAAAGATGTGGGCGAAATGAGAAGATTGGTGAACACTTTGATTCAGTTGATCGATTATTATCCCGAGAATGCGCTTTTACTCTGCGCCACCAATCACGCAGAAATCATTGACACTGCAATCATCAGACGTTTTCAGCTGAAGATAAAATACGAAATGCCTTCAAAAGATTTTCTGGATCGTTTTTATGAAAGTCTTCTCGAAAAATTCCCGGAAGATTTAAGAAATATTGAAAGGAAATATGAGATTTCGTTTGCTGAAGCAAAGGATTATACTTTTACAGTGGTGAAAGGTAATTTGATTGAGAGATTGGAGACCATTAACAAATAA
- the dgt gene encoding dGTP triphosphohydrolase: MNLNQIYSSRRTGNNPNTVASRTDFQRDFDRIIFSSAFRRLQNKTQVFPLPGSVFVHNRLTHSLEVSSVGRSLGSIIGEFIFENRKSDLTEDSKNFYQHNLGNVIAAACLCHDVGNPAFGHSGEDAIASYFDQNEKDLKPKFSEKEWADLVNFEGNANAIRVLTHQQQGKDLGGAQLTFSTLASIAKYPCEAVARQKGIIHRKKFGFFQNEKETFLEIAKASHLISESEEPYVFKRHPFVWLVEAADDICYNIIDMEDAHRLGIVSTADCQNLFFELVKSETDDVDRVKRKLDSISNDNERISYLRAKVINALINKSLEIYKQNFDKILSGNLDKALLDIYRDENKSLKDIESFSIEKIYNHKAVVEIENAGYNVMYELLDHFIPSVLKSKDERKSYDKMALKLLPQQFVYEDGSDYQKTLGVIDFVSGMTDNYATDLYRKIKGIDIGMTM, translated from the coding sequence ATGAATTTAAACCAGATTTACAGCAGCCGGAGAACAGGAAATAATCCGAATACGGTGGCTTCGCGTACAGATTTTCAAAGAGATTTTGACAGAATTATCTTTTCATCAGCTTTCAGAAGACTTCAGAACAAAACTCAGGTTTTTCCTTTGCCGGGAAGTGTTTTTGTGCACAACCGTTTGACGCATTCGCTCGAAGTTTCATCTGTGGGAAGAAGTTTGGGAAGTATCATTGGCGAATTTATTTTTGAAAACCGCAAAAGCGATCTTACGGAAGATTCTAAAAATTTTTATCAGCATAATTTAGGGAACGTCATTGCGGCAGCTTGTCTTTGTCATGATGTTGGAAATCCGGCTTTCGGACATTCAGGTGAAGATGCCATTGCGAGTTATTTTGATCAAAACGAAAAAGATTTAAAACCAAAATTTTCAGAAAAAGAGTGGGCAGATTTGGTGAATTTTGAGGGAAATGCCAATGCAATCCGTGTTCTTACCCATCAACAGCAAGGGAAAGATCTTGGTGGCGCCCAGCTTACATTTTCTACCTTGGCGAGTATTGCAAAATATCCTTGCGAAGCCGTTGCAAGACAAAAAGGAATTATCCATAGAAAGAAATTTGGTTTTTTTCAAAACGAAAAAGAAACGTTCCTCGAAATTGCAAAAGCAAGCCATTTAATCTCAGAAAGCGAAGAACCTTATGTTTTTAAACGTCATCCTTTCGTATGGCTGGTAGAAGCTGCTGACGATATTTGCTACAATATCATTGATATGGAAGATGCGCACCGATTGGGAATTGTATCTACCGCTGATTGTCAGAATTTGTTTTTTGAACTGGTAAAATCTGAAACCGATGATGTAGACAGAGTAAAAAGAAAACTAGATTCTATCAGTAATGATAACGAGAGAATTTCCTATTTGCGAGCGAAGGTAATCAACGCTTTAATCAACAAATCGCTGGAAATTTACAAACAGAATTTCGACAAAATTTTATCAGGAAATTTAGATAAAGCTCTTCTTGATATTTACAGAGATGAAAATAAATCATTGAAAGACATTGAAAGTTTTTCTATTGAGAAAATCTATAATCACAAAGCGGTTGTAGAGATTGAAAATGCAGGTTATAATGTAATGTATGAACTTTTGGATCATTTTATTCCGTCTGTTTTGAAATCTAAGGATGAGAGAAAATCTTATGATAAAATGGCTCTCAAATTACTTCCTCAACAGTTTGTGTATGAAGATGGATCAGATTATCAAAAAACTTTAGGGGTGATTGATTTTGTTTCCGGGATGACCGATAACTACGCAACCGACTTATACAGAAAAATAAAAGGAATTGATATTGGGATGACGATGTAA
- a CDS encoding SPFH domain-containing protein has translation MVYLGILVFFGLVTLFASFFTVKQESAAVVERLGKFLKVSHAGLHLKIPFLDQISKRLNLRIQQLDVIIDTKTLDNVFIKMKVSVQYQVIRENVKDAYYRLENPENQITSYVFDVVRAEVPKTKLDDVFVRKDDIAVAVKSELQEAMQSYGYDIIKALVTDIDPDEQVKHAMNRINAAEREKTAAEYESEAQRIRIVAVAKAEAESKKLQGQGIADQRREIAKGLEESVKMLNAANINAQEASALIVVTQHYDTLNSIGANNRSNLVLLPNSPTAASSMLNDLVVSMAATQKMDELSTANYPKPPKDFGHSGH, from the coding sequence ATGGTGTATTTAGGTATTTTGGTCTTTTTTGGACTTGTCACATTATTCGCATCTTTTTTCACGGTAAAGCAAGAATCTGCAGCTGTTGTAGAAAGATTAGGTAAGTTTTTAAAGGTAAGCCACGCAGGTTTGCATTTGAAAATTCCGTTTTTAGATCAGATTTCAAAACGTCTGAATCTTAGAATTCAGCAGTTGGATGTTATTATCGATACAAAAACATTGGATAATGTTTTTATTAAAATGAAAGTTTCCGTTCAGTATCAGGTGATCAGGGAAAATGTGAAAGACGCTTATTATCGTTTAGAAAACCCTGAAAATCAGATTACTTCTTACGTTTTTGATGTGGTACGTGCAGAAGTTCCAAAGACGAAATTGGATGATGTTTTCGTAAGAAAGGATGATATTGCGGTCGCAGTAAAAAGTGAATTGCAAGAGGCGATGCAAAGTTATGGTTATGATATTATCAAAGCTTTGGTAACGGATATTGATCCTGATGAACAGGTGAAACACGCCATGAACAGAATCAACGCTGCAGAACGTGAAAAAACTGCCGCAGAATATGAGTCTGAAGCGCAAAGAATAAGAATCGTTGCCGTAGCAAAAGCTGAAGCTGAATCTAAAAAATTACAAGGTCAGGGTATCGCAGATCAACGTAGAGAGATTGCAAAAGGCCTAGAAGAATCTGTAAAAATGCTGAATGCTGCCAACATCAACGCGCAGGAAGCTTCTGCTTTGATCGTTGTTACACAGCATTATGACACATTAAATTCTATTGGTGCCAACAACAGAAGTAATTTGGTTTTACTTCCCAATTCTCCGACAGCAGCAAGTTCGATGTTAAATGATCTTGTGGTTTCAATGGCTGCAACGCAGAAAATGGATGAGCTAAGTACTGCTAACTATCCGAAACCACCGAAAGACTTTGGACATTCTGGTCACTAA
- a CDS encoding tetratricopeptide repeat protein has translation MKSKKILLAAAVFYFGMSEAQQSQYFTQKENYRFNLAENLYQTKIYNASQYEYARQYFYNQNLSQSKKEAAQFFDNVIGVILQKNHAEEGLTAFIKEYPNSAYFAQANLPLADYYLAKKDFKKALETLKKVNQYQLTREENTQYILKLGYAKFMMGDSKGAIDALEEAYKTVDESEKGDVAYMLGHLYYSNKQNDQAFQYFDTVKDQPKFSKLVRPYYVQMHYNDKDYDKAISEGTALLNEDISESYKAEVHKIIGESYFMKNDYAAAYPHLKDYLSVQQNPSENDLYEMGFVAAQLKKYDEAVSYYNQLINSNSALAQNAYYQLGNAYLAVDKKQEALSAFRSSYQMDYDASVKQLAHEQYAKLGYDIGNPFESPTAVIQDYITANPSGTKNAEMRSLLVKSYLYSGNFKETLNAIDTLPNSTPETDKVDQEVSYLLGTEEFNKGNFDEAEKYFLRSLEFDINKEFNSRALYWLGQVYYQKGNYPSAIVRYEKLLNETFPEKQQLPYDLGYAYFKSKKFDQAENYFKQYLTNPKIEFKNDAELRLADINYANNNLDEAIAIYDKNEESTDYTLYQKSLALGFKGDNAAKISNLKSLISTYPDSEYQDDAQYEIGSAYAALDDFANSNDFFGKVIKSSSDKDLVANASIFRAQNYIEQNQSDKALSELKALGNQYKNTPYAQKVVQAAKPIFTKNGDVSGYADFANSIGVNIDAAEIDEINLSTGKQYFVKKDYKNAISYYEKYLTQNPTGEGLYQAKYELGESYYQTNNSTKALLVLQEVADVQNDYQDDAQTRLVQIFVAQGNMSDAKKYLENLKNSSNINIRNYANIELMKVYAEEKNFSQAEKLADAVIANNKNSAAVIETAKVIKARSLMNSGKDKDAQTAYSALEKSSNTEVAAEALYSKAFYQNKGKAFKSSNETIFKLANNYASEDYWGAKALVLMAKNYIGLKDNYQASYTCDQIIANYSDFPEIVAEAKEVKKQIKK, from the coding sequence ATGAAATCAAAAAAAATACTTCTAGCGGCTGCGGTTTTCTATTTTGGAATGTCCGAAGCGCAACAATCTCAATATTTTACCCAAAAAGAGAACTACAGGTTTAATTTAGCTGAAAATCTTTATCAGACCAAAATATATAACGCTTCACAATACGAATATGCAAGACAGTATTTCTACAATCAGAATCTGTCTCAATCTAAAAAAGAAGCTGCCCAGTTTTTTGATAATGTGATAGGAGTTATTCTTCAAAAAAATCATGCAGAAGAAGGATTAACGGCTTTTATCAAAGAATATCCAAATTCTGCTTATTTCGCTCAGGCAAATTTACCTTTAGCCGATTATTATCTGGCAAAAAAAGATTTCAAAAAAGCTTTGGAAACTTTGAAAAAAGTAAATCAATATCAATTGACTCGTGAAGAAAACACGCAGTATATTTTGAAATTGGGCTACGCAAAATTCATGATGGGGGATTCTAAAGGCGCGATTGATGCTCTTGAAGAAGCTTACAAAACCGTTGACGAATCTGAAAAAGGAGACGTTGCGTATATGCTGGGTCATTTGTATTACTCTAATAAACAGAACGACCAGGCTTTCCAATATTTTGATACTGTAAAAGATCAGCCGAAGTTTTCTAAACTGGTGCGTCCTTATTATGTACAGATGCACTACAATGATAAGGATTACGACAAAGCGATTTCCGAAGGAACGGCGTTGTTGAACGAAGATATTTCAGAATCTTATAAAGCAGAGGTTCACAAAATCATCGGTGAAAGTTATTTCATGAAAAATGATTACGCCGCCGCTTATCCTCATTTAAAAGATTATCTGAGCGTTCAGCAAAACCCATCCGAAAACGATTTGTATGAAATGGGATTTGTTGCTGCCCAGCTGAAAAAATATGATGAGGCGGTTTCTTATTACAATCAATTGATCAACAGTAATTCGGCATTGGCTCAGAATGCTTATTACCAATTGGGAAATGCTTATCTGGCGGTCGACAAGAAGCAGGAAGCACTTTCGGCATTCCGTTCTTCTTATCAGATGGATTATGATGCCAGTGTAAAACAATTGGCTCACGAGCAATATGCAAAATTAGGCTACGACATCGGAAATCCGTTTGAAAGCCCTACAGCAGTAATTCAGGATTATATTACAGCAAACCCGAGTGGTACAAAAAATGCAGAAATGAGATCACTTTTGGTGAAATCTTATCTGTATTCCGGGAACTTTAAAGAGACTTTGAATGCCATCGATACATTACCCAATTCAACTCCTGAAACTGATAAAGTAGATCAGGAAGTTTCTTATCTCTTGGGAACTGAAGAATTTAACAAAGGTAATTTTGATGAAGCTGAAAAATATTTTTTAAGAAGCTTAGAATTTGACATCAATAAAGAATTCAATAGCAGAGCATTGTATTGGCTGGGACAGGTGTATTATCAGAAAGGGAATTACCCATCAGCAATTGTACGATACGAAAAATTACTGAACGAGACTTTCCCCGAAAAGCAGCAATTGCCTTATGATCTGGGATATGCATATTTTAAATCTAAAAAGTTTGATCAGGCCGAAAATTATTTTAAGCAATATCTGACGAATCCTAAGATTGAATTTAAAAATGATGCAGAACTTCGTTTAGCGGATATTAATTATGCCAATAATAATTTGGATGAAGCGATTGCAATTTATGATAAAAATGAAGAATCCACAGATTATACATTGTATCAAAAATCGCTGGCATTAGGATTTAAAGGTGATAATGCTGCCAAAATATCGAATTTAAAATCGTTGATTTCTACATACCCAGATTCAGAATATCAGGATGATGCTCAATACGAGATCGGTTCTGCCTACGCAGCGTTAGATGATTTTGCAAATTCCAATGATTTTTTCGGAAAAGTAATCAAATCTTCTTCTGATAAAGATTTGGTAGCGAATGCATCTATTTTCAGAGCGCAAAATTATATCGAGCAAAACCAAAGTGATAAAGCTTTATCTGAATTGAAAGCTTTGGGTAATCAATACAAAAATACTCCGTATGCACAGAAAGTTGTGCAGGCGGCAAAACCTATTTTTACGAAAAACGGAGATGTTTCCGGATATGCCGATTTTGCCAACAGCATCGGTGTAAATATTGACGCTGCTGAAATTGATGAGATCAACCTATCAACCGGTAAGCAATATTTTGTGAAAAAAGATTACAAAAATGCAATCTCGTATTACGAGAAATATTTAACTCAAAACCCAACAGGCGAAGGGCTTTATCAGGCAAAATATGAATTGGGCGAAAGCTACTACCAAACCAATAATTCTACAAAAGCATTACTGGTTTTACAGGAAGTTGCCGATGTACAGAATGATTATCAGGATGATGCGCAAACCCGTTTAGTACAAATATTTGTTGCGCAAGGCAATATGTCTGATGCCAAAAAGTATCTGGAAAATCTTAAAAATTCTTCAAATATCAACATTAGAAACTACGCCAACATAGAATTGATGAAAGTATATGCTGAAGAAAAGAATTTCTCACAAGCTGAAAAATTGGCAGATGCTGTGATTGCTAACAATAAAAACTCTGCTGCAGTGATAGAAACTGCGAAAGTAATCAAAGCAAGAAGTTTGATGAATTCCGGAAAAGATAAAGATGCTCAGACAGCTTATTCAGCTCTAGAAAAATCTTCAAATACTGAAGTTGCAGCAGAAGCTTTATACTCAAAAGCATTCTATCAGAACAAAGGAAAAGCCTTTAAATCATCCAATGAGACAATTTTCAAATTAGCTAATAATTATGCTTCAGAAGATTATTGGGGAGCAAAAGCGTTAGTTTTGATGGCGAAAAATTACATCGGATTAAAAGATAATTACCAGGCGAGTTATACTTGCGATCAGATTATCGCAAATTATTCTGATTTCCCGGAAATTGTAGCTGAAGCGAAAGAGGTTAAAAAGCAGATCAAAAAGTAA